From a region of the Nocardioides ginsengisegetis genome:
- a CDS encoding CBS domain-containing protein, whose product MTTPPSRIPDELANLCVADVVLRLPKMMPIHARVRDARAALRDHHVHMLLLTDQGRLRGTLTRGDIPDHADDMALSLTYAVVEGRTVSSDLPAEQARLLMLSRDLRRLVVVDADGSLLGLLCLNRRHTGFCSDEDVNARGTAP is encoded by the coding sequence ATGACCACCCCGCCTTCCCGGATTCCCGACGAGTTGGCGAACCTGTGCGTCGCCGACGTGGTGCTGCGACTGCCCAAGATGATGCCCATCCACGCGCGTGTGCGGGACGCGCGAGCCGCATTGCGCGACCACCACGTCCACATGCTCCTGCTGACCGACCAAGGACGGCTGCGCGGCACTCTGACCCGTGGTGACATCCCAGATCACGCGGATGACATGGCCTTGTCACTAACGTATGCGGTGGTCGAGGGCCGCACTGTGAGCAGCGACCTGCCCGCGGAACAGGCACGACTACTCATGCTCAGTCGGGACCTGCGGCGGTTAGTGGTTGTCGACGCCGATGGCAGTCTTCTAGGTCTCCTGTGTCTGAACCGCAGGCACACTGGCTTCTGCAGCGACGAGGACGTCAACGCGCGCGGGACCGCGCCATAG
- a CDS encoding cupin domain-containing protein, protein MQKESLTALVRHHLETASSQSSGRSAHTVYGGHEHVLRQTLIALRAGSRLDEHENPGEATVQVLHGRVTLIAGDDSWNGSPGDLMIIPDSRHALEAVEDSAVLLTVALRS, encoded by the coding sequence ATGCAGAAGGAGTCATTGACGGCACTGGTCCGGCATCACCTGGAGACGGCCTCGAGCCAATCCAGCGGCCGCAGCGCCCACACGGTCTACGGCGGGCACGAGCATGTCCTGCGCCAGACCCTGATCGCCCTTCGTGCCGGCTCGAGGTTGGACGAACACGAGAATCCGGGCGAGGCGACTGTCCAGGTCTTGCACGGCCGCGTCACCCTCATCGCGGGCGACGACAGCTGGAACGGATCACCCGGCGATCTGATGATCATTCCCGACTCCCGGCACGCCCTTGAAGCGGTCGAGGACTCGGCCGTGCTGCTGACCGTCGCCCTGCGAAGCTGA
- a CDS encoding SRPBCC family protein has translation MSRIRGTLDIARPVEDVFDFVADQRNEPAYNPRMTASTMLTNDPIGVGTRFAATMLSRGKPLHVMIEVTGFDRPRRVATRSVMAGAVVEGEVRLEPTLEGTRFFWDWTVTLGGPGRFAGPAIALIGRHQEKTIWTGLKHHLEQDVSGEAQGEKRADAQRDEPERHGVDG, from the coding sequence ATGAGCAGGATCCGCGGAACCCTGGACATCGCCCGCCCGGTCGAGGACGTCTTCGACTTCGTCGCGGACCAACGCAATGAACCGGCCTACAACCCCAGGATGACAGCGTCGACCATGCTCACCAACGACCCCATCGGAGTCGGCACCCGCTTCGCCGCGACCATGCTCAGCCGCGGCAAGCCGCTCCACGTGATGATCGAGGTCACCGGCTTCGACCGGCCGCGCCGGGTGGCCACGCGCAGCGTCATGGCCGGCGCCGTGGTCGAGGGCGAGGTGCGGCTCGAGCCCACCTTGGAGGGCACGCGGTTCTTCTGGGACTGGACGGTGACCCTCGGCGGACCCGGCCGCTTTGCCGGCCCAGCGATCGCACTAATCGGGAGACACCAGGAGAAGACCATCTGGACCGGCCTCAAGCACCACCTCGAGCAGGACGTCTCAGGGGAGGCCCAGGGCGAGAAGCGCGCCGATGCACAGCGCGACGAGCCCGAGCGTCACGGCGTAGACGGCTGA
- a CDS encoding NRAMP family divalent metal transporter has translation MSTAGPPTVTARRVRVATLVAVLGPGLLAGLSDDDPAGITTYSVLGASYGYQLLWVLLLSTVALVVFHSLGARMGVVTGQGLIGLIRQRYGVRASALALVVLVLANVGTTCAEFAGIAAGFGLFHVPPAVSVPISAVVVSTLVLRGRFHRVEHLLMGLATVFVAYVAAGFLAHPDWGQAATGLVLPTMPLRHGAVLIVTATVGTTLAPWGLSFIQSYAVDKKLTTDDLGYERVDVITGAVLTGVIGFFVVVASAATLHAQGVTIESASDAAGALEPLAGPLASTLFALGLVGAALLAAAILPLSTAYSICEFAGAEAALDDDFEHASLFYVSYLATAAVGAGVVLAPGLPLIRILVLSQVLNAVLLLPLLGFMFGIARDRDLMGQYAATRSMSAVYAVTLGLVALCIGALLALGLP, from the coding sequence ATGTCCACCGCCGGTCCGCCCACCGTGACGGCGCGTCGCGTGCGGGTGGCGACCCTGGTCGCGGTGCTCGGCCCCGGGTTGCTCGCGGGGCTGTCCGACGACGACCCGGCCGGCATCACGACGTACTCCGTCCTCGGCGCGAGCTACGGCTACCAGCTGCTGTGGGTGTTGCTGCTCTCGACCGTCGCCCTCGTGGTCTTCCACAGCCTCGGTGCGCGCATGGGCGTCGTGACCGGCCAAGGGCTGATCGGCCTGATCCGGCAGCGGTACGGCGTGCGCGCCAGCGCCCTCGCCCTCGTCGTCCTCGTCCTGGCCAACGTCGGCACCACCTGCGCGGAGTTCGCCGGCATCGCCGCCGGCTTCGGGCTCTTCCACGTCCCGCCCGCGGTCTCCGTGCCGATCTCGGCGGTCGTGGTCTCGACGCTGGTCCTGCGGGGCCGCTTCCACCGCGTCGAGCACTTGCTGATGGGCCTGGCCACGGTGTTCGTCGCGTACGTCGCCGCGGGGTTCCTCGCGCATCCCGACTGGGGGCAGGCCGCGACCGGACTCGTCCTGCCCACGATGCCGCTGCGCCACGGAGCGGTCCTGATCGTGACCGCGACCGTGGGCACGACCCTGGCCCCGTGGGGACTGAGCTTCATCCAGTCCTATGCCGTCGACAAGAAGCTGACGACCGACGACCTGGGCTACGAGCGCGTCGACGTGATCACGGGCGCCGTCCTGACGGGGGTGATCGGGTTCTTCGTCGTCGTCGCGTCCGCCGCGACGTTGCACGCCCAGGGCGTCACCATCGAGTCGGCGTCCGACGCCGCCGGCGCGCTCGAGCCCCTCGCCGGGCCCCTCGCGAGCACGCTCTTCGCCCTGGGCCTGGTCGGCGCAGCCCTGCTCGCCGCCGCGATCCTGCCGCTGTCGACGGCGTACTCGATCTGCGAGTTCGCAGGCGCCGAGGCCGCACTCGATGACGACTTCGAGCACGCCTCGCTCTTCTACGTCTCCTACCTCGCGACCGCCGCCGTCGGCGCGGGTGTCGTGCTCGCGCCGGGCCTCCCGCTGATCCGCATCCTGGTGCTCTCGCAGGTGCTCAACGCCGTGCTGCTGCTGCCGCTGCTCGGCTTCATGTTCGGCATCGCGCGCGACCGGGACCTCATGGGGCAGTACGCCGCCACCCGCTCCATGTCAGCCGTCTACGCCGTGACGCTCGGGCTCGTCGCGCTGTGCATCGGCGCGCTTCTCGCCCTGGGCCTCCCCTGA
- a CDS encoding magnesium transporter, producing the protein MLVLSRETGKRVRSADGSQVGRLRDLTMRIGTDHPTVDRLVVSTADRQPLLLPWAAVAAFEPDAVTVDLPPKVTPFGGDSDLETDELLLHRDVLDTQIFDVRNHRMTRVSDVLLNRTPDGRLELVAVDVSLRAVVRRLGLGRLAEHLPEDAVDWGDLHLTSTRGHDIQLATSTAAVHRLDAHGLAQLITRLNLEDAHDVIRTVGRTRAAEAVSMTHPDVRGRLEPALHPLSTPSPRRRFLRHRGWRHNRPLRVGRD; encoded by the coding sequence ATGTTGGTGCTGTCGCGTGAGACCGGCAAGCGCGTCCGGTCCGCCGACGGCAGCCAGGTCGGGCGACTGCGGGACCTCACCATGCGGATCGGCACCGACCACCCCACGGTCGACCGGCTCGTCGTGTCCACCGCCGACCGGCAACCACTGCTGCTCCCCTGGGCTGCCGTCGCCGCCTTCGAGCCGGACGCCGTCACCGTCGACCTGCCCCCGAAGGTCACGCCCTTCGGCGGCGACTCCGACCTCGAGACCGACGAGCTGCTCCTGCACCGCGACGTGCTCGACACCCAGATCTTCGACGTCCGGAACCACCGCATGACACGGGTCTCCGACGTCCTGCTCAACCGCACGCCGGATGGCCGGCTCGAGCTGGTCGCCGTCGACGTGAGCCTGCGTGCCGTGGTCAGGCGACTGGGGCTGGGGCGGCTGGCCGAGCACCTGCCGGAGGACGCCGTCGACTGGGGCGACCTGCACCTGACCTCGACCCGTGGCCACGACATCCAGCTCGCGACGAGCACGGCCGCGGTCCACCGGCTCGATGCCCACGGACTGGCCCAGCTGATCACCCGGCTCAACCTCGAGGACGCCCACGACGTCATCCGGACGGTGGGGCGGACCCGGGCGGCCGAGGCGGTCTCGATGACCCACCCGGACGTCCGGGGACGACTCGAGCCGGCACTCCATCCGCTGTCCACGCCCTCCCCGCGACGCCGTTTCCTCCGTCACCGGGGCTGGCGGCACAACCGGCCGCTCCGGGTCGGCAGGGACTGA
- a CDS encoding zinc-dependent alcohol dehydrogenase family protein, translating into MRAWAVSGRPGGRDRVVRVDRAMPEPGPGEVLVRVLACGVCRTDLHLSDLDLAPRRPEVVPGHEVVGEVVTSGPGADRFVHGARVGIAWLRWTCGSCGPCRGGRENLCRRSQYTGWDADGGFAEYAVVHEAFAYTLPSGADPVAVAPLLCSGIIGYRALKRSNLPPGGRLGIYGFGASAHLTAQVALAQGHEVHVLTRNADARALAIDLGATSVGAEDDLPPVPLDAAILFAPAGNLVPVALAGLDQGGTLAVAGIHLSDIPPLDYQRHLFRERTLTSVTANTRADGEELFRIAAALRIDPRTTTYAFDDVDTALEDVWRGSVSGAAVVRIHEGGGG; encoded by the coding sequence ATGCGAGCCTGGGCGGTGAGCGGGCGTCCGGGGGGACGTGACCGCGTCGTCCGCGTGGACCGTGCGATGCCGGAGCCGGGGCCCGGCGAGGTGCTCGTCCGGGTCCTCGCGTGCGGTGTCTGCCGGACCGACCTCCACCTGTCCGACCTCGACCTGGCGCCACGGCGGCCGGAGGTCGTCCCGGGCCATGAGGTCGTGGGGGAGGTGGTGACGTCCGGCCCCGGTGCGGACCGGTTCGTGCACGGCGCCCGCGTCGGCATCGCCTGGCTGCGCTGGACCTGCGGCTCCTGCGGTCCGTGCCGGGGCGGTCGGGAGAACCTCTGCCGGCGCTCGCAGTACACCGGGTGGGACGCGGACGGCGGCTTCGCCGAGTACGCCGTGGTGCACGAGGCGTTCGCCTACACCCTGCCCAGCGGCGCCGACCCGGTGGCGGTGGCTCCACTGCTCTGCTCGGGCATCATCGGCTATCGGGCGCTCAAGCGATCGAACCTGCCTCCGGGCGGCCGCCTGGGCATCTACGGCTTCGGAGCCAGCGCCCACCTCACGGCGCAGGTCGCGCTCGCCCAGGGGCACGAGGTGCACGTCCTCACGCGCAACGCCGACGCCCGCGCCCTGGCCATCGACCTCGGTGCCACCTCGGTCGGTGCCGAGGACGACCTCCCGCCCGTGCCGCTGGACGCCGCCATCCTCTTCGCGCCCGCGGGCAACCTGGTGCCGGTGGCGCTCGCCGGTCTCGACCAGGGCGGCACCCTCGCCGTGGCGGGGATCCACCTCAGTGACATCCCGCCGCTGGACTACCAGCGGCACCTGTTCCGGGAGCGCACCCTGACCAGCGTGACGGCCAACACCCGTGCGGACGGCGAGGAGCTCTTCCGCATCGCGGCGGCCCTGCGCATCGACCCGCGGACCACGACGTACGCCTTCGACGACGTCGACACGGCGCTCGAGGACGTGTGGCGCGGTTCCGTCTCCGGCGCGGCCGTGGTCCGGATCCACGAAGGCGGCGGGGGCTGA
- a CDS encoding three-helix bundle dimerization domain-containing protein, which produces MDTTEERRLIGHVEHRLTTQFPHVPASEIRLLVAGLLQRYDGSRVRDFVPLLVEREARDLLSDPASGEARTDVG; this is translated from the coding sequence ATGGACACGACCGAGGAACGACGCCTGATCGGTCATGTCGAGCACCGGTTGACGACGCAGTTCCCGCACGTCCCGGCGTCGGAGATCCGGCTCCTGGTCGCCGGGCTGCTCCAAAGGTACGACGGCAGCCGGGTCCGCGACTTCGTCCCGTTGCTCGTCGAGCGCGAGGCCCGCGACCTGCTGTCCGACCCCGCGTCCGGCGAGGCCCGCACCGACGTCGGCTGA
- a CDS encoding DUF2157 domain-containing protein, producing MSRALVPDPLLQAWVAEGIITADQADSIRARQGVDSRAVGTASPGPALEALGYLGGVIVAIAALLLASRFWGDLTPGTRLALVGVAAAVLLLGGSVVPNGDVGSRLRSVLWLAATVAFAGSLSILGSDLLDLAGDHVGVLTTSGATVLAAVLWVAHRAAVQQLVLMVGAMATAGVTIADLFSGPARPGLGVWAVAAAWAALAQRGLIGRRRLSLGVAAVGLIVGSMLTMSTDAGIVLALATVGAVLLAAVLIRDLVLLAIGAVGTLRILPRAIDAWFPDTAAVPVALLAVGIVLVAVTLWAARRGRSPSGRGGR from the coding sequence ATGTCCCGCGCGCTGGTCCCCGACCCCCTGCTGCAGGCGTGGGTCGCCGAGGGCATCATCACCGCCGACCAGGCCGACAGCATCCGCGCACGTCAGGGAGTGGACTCCCGCGCTGTGGGGACAGCCTCTCCGGGGCCGGCCCTCGAGGCGCTCGGCTACCTCGGCGGCGTCATCGTGGCCATCGCCGCGCTGCTGCTCGCCTCCCGCTTCTGGGGCGACCTCACGCCCGGGACCCGGCTCGCCCTCGTGGGCGTCGCCGCCGCGGTCCTGCTGCTGGGCGGATCCGTCGTCCCCAACGGCGACGTCGGCTCCCGTCTCCGGTCCGTCCTGTGGCTGGCGGCGACCGTGGCGTTCGCGGGGTCCCTGTCCATCCTCGGGAGCGATCTGCTCGACCTCGCCGGGGATCACGTGGGCGTGCTCACCACGTCCGGAGCCACGGTGCTCGCCGCCGTCCTGTGGGTCGCTCACCGGGCGGCCGTCCAGCAGCTGGTGCTCATGGTCGGCGCCATGGCGACGGCGGGTGTCACCATCGCGGATCTCTTCTCAGGCCCGGCACGGCCCGGTCTCGGCGTGTGGGCCGTCGCCGCCGCGTGGGCAGCGCTGGCCCAGCGTGGCCTGATCGGACGGCGCCGCCTCTCGCTGGGTGTCGCCGCCGTCGGCTTGATCGTCGGCTCCATGCTCACGATGTCCACCGACGCTGGCATCGTGCTCGCGCTCGCCACCGTGGGCGCCGTCCTCCTGGCCGCCGTGCTCATCCGTGACCTGGTGCTGCTGGCCATCGGCGCCGTGGGCACCCTCCGCATCCTGCCCCGCGCCATCGACGCGTGGTTCCCGGACACCGCCGCAGTTCCGGTGGCCCTGCTTGCCGTCGGCATCGTCCTCGTGGCCGTGACGCTCTGGGCCGCCCGGCGTGGTCGGTCCCCCAGCGGTCGTGGCGGGCGCTGA
- a CDS encoding Acg family FMN-binding oxidoreductase, with amino-acid sequence MTFPDAATVRELVRLACRAPSVHNTQPWQWEATDQDLRLHVAPDRQLARTDPDGRDLAVSCGAALHQLVVAAAGHGWAAAVARLPEPARPQHLATVTFATRPPDLRDLQLLQALEDRRTDRRQVSSWAVPPARLDELAGIAARFGVVVTAAPGGTTGLVPRLLRQAMEVQDADGARRDELLSWVHPFFDREGIPVSNLLTAAAAAAGEATRFPPGSLSDPYVERADPAPAWLVLSTASDDRLSWLRVGEALDAIWLACTVVGLSVVPFSQPIEVARTRADLAHHVLEDDSCPQLLLRVGWPTPTNEPVPLTPRRPLEEVLDHG; translated from the coding sequence ATGACCTTCCCCGATGCCGCCACCGTGCGAGAGCTGGTCCGGCTGGCGTGCCGAGCGCCGTCGGTGCACAACACCCAGCCGTGGCAGTGGGAGGCGACCGACCAGGACCTCCGCCTCCACGTCGCCCCGGACCGGCAGCTGGCCCGCACGGACCCCGACGGACGGGACCTGGCCGTCAGCTGCGGTGCCGCCCTCCACCAGCTCGTCGTCGCTGCGGCCGGGCACGGCTGGGCCGCTGCGGTCGCGCGGCTCCCCGAGCCGGCACGACCCCAGCACCTGGCCACGGTCACCTTCGCGACGCGCCCCCCGGACCTACGGGACCTGCAGCTGCTCCAGGCCCTCGAGGACCGTCGCACCGACCGTCGTCAGGTCTCCTCCTGGGCGGTCCCCCCGGCCCGGCTCGACGAGCTGGCCGGGATCGCGGCGCGCTTCGGCGTCGTGGTCACCGCGGCGCCCGGCGGGACGACTGGCCTGGTCCCCCGCCTGCTGCGCCAGGCGATGGAGGTGCAGGACGCCGACGGCGCCCGCCGGGACGAGCTCCTGTCCTGGGTCCACCCGTTCTTCGACCGGGAGGGGATCCCCGTCAGCAACCTGCTCACCGCGGCTGCGGCCGCCGCGGGCGAGGCGACCCGCTTCCCGCCCGGCTCCCTGTCCGATCCGTACGTCGAGCGCGCGGACCCGGCCCCCGCCTGGCTGGTCCTCTCGACCGCGTCCGATGACCGGCTGTCGTGGCTGCGCGTCGGCGAGGCCCTGGACGCGATCTGGCTGGCCTGCACGGTCGTCGGCCTGTCGGTCGTCCCGTTCAGCCAGCCGATCGAGGTCGCGCGCACCCGGGCCGACCTGGCCCACCACGTCCTCGAGGACGACTCCTGCCCGCAGCTCCTGCTCAGGGTCGGGTGGCCGACACCCACGAACGAGCCGGTGCCCCTGACGCCGCGACGTCCGCTGGAGGAGGTCCTCGACCATGGCTGA
- a CDS encoding DUF4389 domain-containing protein, giving the protein MSDPTTPPTPPAPTAYPARLDVDYSDAHDRVKTLFRIVLIIPIAVVYGVLTAGETRTVYDQSGEAVSTTSGGIVSGLFLATVLMILFRRRYPRWWFDFARELTRFGARVCAYAVLVTDDYPSTVEEQQVHLEIDYPDVERDLNRWLPLVKWLLAIPHFVVLAFLTVGAFLAVVVAWFAILVTGRYPRGLFDFVVGVGRWWLRVEAYAILLVTDRYPPFSLR; this is encoded by the coding sequence ATGTCCGACCCGACGACACCCCCGACACCCCCGGCTCCGACGGCGTACCCCGCCAGGCTCGACGTCGACTACTCCGACGCGCACGACCGGGTGAAGACGCTGTTCCGGATCGTGCTCATCATCCCCATCGCCGTCGTCTACGGGGTGCTCACGGCCGGGGAGACCCGGACGGTCTACGACCAGAGCGGGGAGGCCGTGAGCACCACGAGCGGCGGGATCGTCAGCGGTCTCTTCCTGGCCACGGTGCTCATGATCCTGTTCCGTCGCCGCTACCCACGCTGGTGGTTCGACTTCGCCCGCGAGCTCACGCGTTTCGGCGCCCGGGTCTGCGCCTACGCCGTGCTGGTCACCGACGACTACCCGTCGACCGTCGAGGAGCAGCAGGTCCACCTGGAGATCGACTACCCGGACGTCGAGCGGGACCTCAACCGCTGGCTGCCCCTGGTGAAGTGGCTGCTCGCGATCCCGCACTTCGTGGTGCTGGCGTTCCTGACCGTGGGCGCGTTCCTCGCGGTGGTGGTCGCGTGGTTCGCGATCCTCGTCACCGGCCGCTATCCGCGCGGGCTGTTCGACTTCGTGGTCGGGGTCGGTCGTTGGTGGCTGCGTGTCGAGGCCTACGCCATCCTCCTCGTCACCGACCGCTATCCGCCGTTCTCGCTCCGATGA
- a CDS encoding ABC transporter permease, whose product MNALSGTIRLTRLAARRDRVTLSIWVLGLTAFLTATTAMFVRSLVTHADVVREAQLPTSNVGLRLLGLTSGPSVGGAVMVRDYVWLMVMAALMNVFAVVRHTRQSEELGRAEVVGSTVVGRYADLAAAVIVVAVADTVMAGLLGLAMVVNGQPVAGAFTAGAGVAAVGLTFAAVAAVTVQLASTSRAATGFASAVLAGAFLLSGIGNMLGTADLEGTRVNSAWPAWLSPLGWAQQMRPFGGDHVWPLAIFVALVGSLLGIAGSLVVRRDVGAGLWPQRRGHAHAAAGLLSPAGLDFRLQRGALLGWAVGMLAFGLIFGAMSAQIQDVTGQARDFYERFGGADQILEAYDASMAAMGAMIVAIYVVQMVLRMRADEAAGTLESLLASGVSRPRWVLGHLLNSVGGGIVLMLLYSAGMGIGAGQALGDTPTQLGKTVAAGLVQLPAILVVGACALAAIGLLPRLASPLAWAIVIAALLLGPMFGPALGLPERVMDVSPFTHVPSVPATGASALPLLVLTGTCLTLGVIGTAAVRRRSLLLPA is encoded by the coding sequence ATGAACGCCCTGTCGGGGACGATCCGGCTGACCCGGCTCGCGGCTCGCCGGGACCGGGTCACGCTGTCGATCTGGGTCCTCGGGCTGACGGCCTTCCTGACCGCGACCACGGCCATGTTCGTGCGTTCCCTGGTGACCCACGCGGACGTCGTGCGGGAAGCCCAGCTGCCCACCAGCAACGTGGGACTGCGCCTGCTCGGCCTCACCTCCGGCCCGAGCGTGGGTGGCGCGGTGATGGTGCGCGACTACGTCTGGCTCATGGTCATGGCGGCACTGATGAACGTCTTCGCGGTGGTGCGGCACACCCGCCAGAGCGAGGAGCTCGGCCGGGCGGAGGTGGTCGGGTCCACGGTCGTGGGCCGCTACGCCGACCTCGCCGCGGCCGTCATCGTCGTTGCGGTCGCCGACACCGTGATGGCGGGCCTGCTCGGGCTGGCGATGGTGGTCAACGGCCAGCCGGTCGCGGGTGCGTTCACGGCCGGAGCCGGGGTGGCGGCTGTCGGTCTGACCTTCGCGGCCGTGGCCGCGGTGACGGTGCAGCTCGCCTCGACGTCCCGGGCGGCCACCGGGTTCGCCAGTGCCGTTCTCGCCGGGGCGTTCCTGCTCAGCGGGATCGGCAACATGCTCGGCACGGCCGACCTCGAAGGGACACGGGTCAACAGCGCCTGGCCGGCCTGGCTCTCCCCCCTCGGGTGGGCCCAGCAGATGCGGCCGTTCGGGGGCGACCACGTGTGGCCGCTGGCCATCTTCGTCGCCCTGGTCGGCTCCCTGCTCGGCATCGCCGGCTCGCTCGTCGTACGTCGTGATGTCGGGGCGGGTTTGTGGCCCCAACGCCGAGGCCACGCGCACGCGGCGGCCGGGCTGCTCAGCCCCGCCGGGCTCGACTTCCGCCTGCAGCGTGGCGCGCTGCTCGGCTGGGCGGTCGGCATGCTCGCGTTCGGGCTGATCTTCGGCGCCATGTCGGCGCAGATCCAGGACGTCACCGGCCAGGCCCGGGACTTCTACGAACGCTTCGGCGGGGCCGACCAGATCCTCGAGGCGTACGACGCGTCGATGGCGGCGATGGGGGCGATGATCGTGGCGATCTACGTCGTCCAGATGGTGCTGCGGATGCGGGCCGACGAGGCCGCGGGCACCCTGGAGTCACTGCTGGCCTCGGGCGTCAGCCGGCCACGGTGGGTGCTGGGCCACCTGCTCAACTCGGTCGGCGGCGGGATCGTCCTGATGCTGCTCTACTCCGCCGGCATGGGGATCGGAGCAGGGCAGGCACTCGGCGACACCCCCACCCAGCTGGGCAAGACCGTCGCCGCGGGACTCGTGCAGCTCCCGGCGATCCTCGTCGTGGGGGCCTGCGCGCTCGCGGCGATCGGGCTGCTGCCGCGGTTGGCCTCGCCCCTGGCCTGGGCGATCGTCATCGCGGCCCTGCTGCTCGGACCGATGTTCGGCCCGGCCCTGGGTCTGCCGGAGCGGGTCATGGACGTCTCGCCGTTCACCCACGTGCCGTCCGTGCCCGCCACGGGTGCGTCGGCTCTGCCACTGCTCGTCCTCACTGGCACGTGCCTCACGCTCGGCGTGATCGGGACCGCTGCCGTCCGCCGGCGCAGCCTGCTGCTGCCTGCCTGA
- a CDS encoding ABC transporter ATP-binding protein — MTERAIQTRGLVKDFGTTRALDHLDLAIPTGEVHGFLGPNGAGKTTAIRILLGLLRRTSGDVTLLGGDPWRDTATLHRRLAYVPGEMNLWPNLTGGEVIDLLGSLRGGLVPARRADLLERFDLDPTKKCRAYSKGNRQKVALVAAFSSDVELYLLDEPTSGLDPLMETQFQEVVRARRAEGRTVLLSSHILSEVEALSDRVTIIREGRVAESGTFAELRHLTRTTVAVETTRPLVGLGGLDGVHDLWRDGTKARFSVDTADLNRVLERLVGYEVRSLTCAPPTLEELFLRHYDTHADPVAAPTEAVPAR; from the coding sequence ATGACCGAGCGTGCGATCCAGACCCGCGGGCTGGTCAAGGACTTCGGCACGACCCGGGCCCTGGACCACCTGGACCTCGCGATCCCGACCGGCGAGGTCCACGGCTTCCTGGGCCCGAACGGCGCGGGCAAGACCACGGCCATCCGCATCCTGCTGGGCCTCCTGCGTCGTACTTCCGGTGACGTCACGCTCCTCGGCGGCGACCCCTGGCGCGACACCGCGACGCTGCACCGGCGGTTGGCGTACGTGCCCGGCGAGATGAACCTGTGGCCCAACCTCACCGGCGGCGAGGTGATCGACCTCCTCGGCTCGCTGAGGGGTGGGCTCGTGCCCGCGCGACGTGCGGACCTGCTGGAGCGGTTCGACCTCGACCCGACCAAGAAGTGTCGCGCCTACTCCAAGGGCAATCGCCAGAAGGTGGCCCTGGTGGCAGCGTTCTCGTCCGACGTCGAGCTCTACCTGCTGGATGAGCCCACGTCCGGCCTCGACCCGCTGATGGAGACGCAGTTCCAGGAGGTCGTGCGCGCCCGGCGCGCCGAAGGCAGGACCGTCCTGCTCTCCAGCCACATCCTCTCGGAGGTCGAGGCCCTGAGCGACCGGGTCACGATCATCCGCGAGGGCCGGGTCGCCGAGTCCGGGACGTTCGCCGAGCTGCGACACCTGACCCGGACCACCGTCGCGGTGGAGACCACGCGTCCGCTCGTGGGGCTGGGCGGGCTCGACGGCGTCCACGACCTGTGGCGCGATGGCACCAAGGCGCGGTTCAGCGTCGACACGGCAGACCTGAACCGGGTGCTCGAGCGCCTCGTCGGCTACGAGGTGCGGTCCCTGACGTGTGCACCTCCCACGCTGGAGGAGCTCTTCCTGCGGCACTACGACACGCACGCCGACCCCGTCGCCGCGCCGACCGAGGCGGTGCCCGCGCGATGA
- a CDS encoding allene oxide cyclase barrel-like domain-containing protein, translating to MLKAVGVSAGVLAMAVMAVGSTGPAQGSGAQQAAGSTVRVYSTNTEESFVDVGNDGPGLGDMFVFRSNLARGGHRVGHTGVVCTITSAHHDESQCLGSAKINGQGELTIQGLIAGNPKSFSFAITGGTGAYEGARGTLTVYEVSNKVERLTFTITN from the coding sequence ATGTTGAAGGCAGTGGGAGTTTCCGCGGGGGTCCTCGCGATGGCGGTGATGGCGGTCGGGTCCACGGGTCCGGCCCAGGGATCGGGTGCGCAGCAGGCGGCCGGCAGCACGGTGCGGGTCTACTCGACCAACACCGAGGAGAGCTTCGTCGACGTCGGCAACGACGGCCCCGGGCTCGGCGACATGTTCGTCTTCCGCTCCAACCTGGCCCGCGGCGGACACCGCGTCGGCCACACCGGCGTGGTCTGCACGATCACCTCCGCCCACCACGACGAGTCGCAGTGCCTGGGCTCGGCGAAGATCAACGGTCAGGGCGAGCTGACCATCCAGGGCCTGATCGCCGGCAACCCGAAGTCGTTCTCCTTCGCGATCACCGGTGGCACGGGCGCCTACGAGGGCGCCCGGGGCACGCTGACGGTCTACGAGGTGTCCAACAAGGTGGAGCGGCTGACCTTCACGATCACCAACTGA